In uncultured Desulfuromonas sp., the genomic stretch CCGCCACTGCTGAAACAACGCAGCAGAGCGTGTGTAGCGGTTATTTTTATCATCGTCACCATCATGAAAGGCGCCAAGAATGAGACGGATAATATTGTAAGGGCTGCGATCAAATAGACGCTGTTGCAACGTGGAGTCAATCACGTCGTAGGGAGGTGAGACAACATGATCCAAGCTGTCCCCCCTGGAGGGATTAAAGCAGATACCCCGAAACGGAGCAATTTGAGCCATAAAAAACCTCGCAAACATGCAGCAAAGAAAGGCTTTCGTCACTGCAATATCTCTCGCAAAAAAGCAAAACTTCCTGTAAAATCAGTCATTCTTGCTTTGCCCACATATAATCAGAGCTGGAGTCCGGTTGCAAGCAAAAAGCCGCCCTCGCCGTTTTCACATGCAAGGCCAGCAGGAGAACAAAAAATCCATGACCGATCCCATTGAGATCATTACAGCGTACTACCCATCACACACCAAGGCACATCACATCTTGTTGCGCCACAGTCAACAGGTCGCCGAAAAAGCCGTTTCCATTGCCCACAACCTTTGCCGGCAAGGCGAAGCTGTTGATGTGGAGTTTATTCGTCAAGCGGCACTGCTCCACGATATTGGCATTTTTCGCGTGCATGCACCAGCCTTGGGCTGCTATGGTCAACTCCCTTATCTCCACCATGGCGTCGAAGGGGCCAAAATCCTCCGGGCAGAAGGACTTCCACGCCACGCCGAGGTGAGCGAACGTCATACCGGCGTCGGTTTGACTGCCGCAGAAATCAAACAAAATAAACTGGGTCTTCCAATTCGCGACATGATTCCAGTCACCGTTGAAGAACAGATCATCGCTTATGCCGACCTGTTCTTTTCCAAAAATCCCCAACGCCTTGACCAACAACGCAGTGCCGAAAAAGTGCGAAAATCGCTATGCACGTTTGGCAAAGAAAAAGGTCTGATTTTTGACCATTGGCAACAACGATTTCACTCATGAAAGATCAAGACTTCACCTCACAAGTTAAACGTGATAAATATTTGAGCGCATTCAGTTTTGACTCGCGTGGAGAAAGCTCACCATGATCCAGCTTTTTAATATCGGCAAAATTTACCAGAACGGTGCACCGGCGCTTCACGACATCAGTCTGAAAATTCCGGATGGGGATTTTGTCTATATCACAGGCTCTTCCGGTGCCGGCAAATCAACCCTGCTCAGGCTCTTGTATTGTGCTGAGAAGCCCTCGCGCGGTCAGATTCTCATGGGCGAGCGCAACACCACCCGTCTGCACGGACGCAACGTCTCATATTTGCGCCGCGATATCGGCTTCGTCTTTCAGGACTTTAAACTGCTCAACAGCCGCACCGTTTTTGAAAATGTCGCCCTGCCCCTGCAGGTGCAGGGATTGTCGCGCCACGAGATCAGCACCCGGGTGTATCAGATGCTGCAATATGTCGGCCTGGAATACAAACTCCAGCGCAAACCACTGGAACTCTCCGGCGGTGAGCAACAGCGTGTTGCCATTGCCAGGGCCATGATTGTCAACCCCCGGCTTCTGCTGGCGGATGAACCTACGGGCAACCTGGACCATGAACTTGCCGTAGAGATCATGGAGATGTTCACTCGGATCAACGAAACCGGGACAACCGTTCTGATCGCCACTCACGACAAGGAGATGCTGGAGCTGTTTCCCCATCGCACTGTCGTGCTCCATGCCGGCAACGTTGTTTCCGATGTCACACCGGACGGTGTTGCAACTGCGATGACGCCGGAGGAAAAATGATATGGAACGGCTAAGATATTTTATTCAGCGAACCATCTTCAGCATGAAGCAAAGTCCCCTGCTGTGCAGCGCAACGATCGGCACGGTAGCCATTGCTCTAATGTTACTGTCGTTCTTCACCCTGATTGTTCTCAATGTGCAAAACCTGACCAAGCAATGGAGCCGCGATATTCAGGTGGTGGTCTATCTTGATCAGGTGCCCAGCCAAAGTGCTTTGGAACAGTGGCTCGAAGAGATTCAAACCTATCCGGAAGTAGAATCCGTTACCTACGTTTCCCAGCACGAAGCGTTCGAACGGTTTCGGGTCCGTTTAGGACAAAACAAGGATCTGCTCGAAGGGCTGATGCCGGAAATCTTGCCTGCGGCCCTGGAAGTCAGTTTAAAAGAGAGTGCCCGCTCACGCGAAGGAACGGAAAGCCTGATCTCCCTACTTAAAAGCAATAAAGAATTTCATAACTTCCGTTATGGTCAAGAATGGCTCGATCGCTACGATGCCTTTATTTTCCTACTGCAACTGACCGGCAGTATGGCCGGAGGGTTCCTGATTTTCGCCACCCTGTTTATCATCTCCAACACCATAAAGCTAACCATCTATGCCCGCCGTGACGAGTTGGAGATCATGGGGCTCATTGGAGCGACACCTTTTTTTATCAAAGCACCGTTTATGGCTGAAGGAGCGTTTCAAGGAACCATCGGTGCCATCCTCGCTCTAGGCGGCTGCCACATGCTGTATTACTTTTTCCTGAAAAAAGGGCTGGCAGCCCTGCTCACCACAGCGGCCGCAGAAAACATCCATTTTCTGCCCGTCACGGTACAGGTTGGCGTGATTGTCATCGGGCTACTTTTGGGTTTTATCGGCAGCTTGCTGCCATTGCGCAAGTTTGTCCGGATTTAACGGCCTCGATATGACCTTTAAAGAGATCATTACAGCGCAGTCTCTGTTCAAGCACTTCACCCTGTACATCGTGACCGGAGTGATACTGCTGAGCGGATTTTCTGCCCATGGCGATGAAATTGCCAAAAAAAAAGAGACCCTGCAACAGGTCAAACAGCAGATTTCTGAAACCGCCAGCGAAATCAAAGAGAAAAAGCACAAAGAGCGCACCCTGTTGCAGCAGCTTGACCAACTGGAACAACAGATGGCCAACAGTGACGCTGCGGTCAGATACGCCAGCCGAGCATTGGCGGAAGCCAAAGAAAAAATTGCCAGCCTTGAAGAGAAAATCACCCGCTACGAATCGATTCTCAAACGTTCCCAGAAGGATGTTGAACAACGGCTGCGCACTCTATACACAAGTGGTGATATCACCTCGTTGCGGTTGATCTTTTCCACGGAGACCCCGCTGCAATTGGCCGAAAACCTCGATTTCCTCAGCCGCATTGCCGCTCACGATAAAAAGCTTCTGTCCAGTTATCGCCAGCAAACACGCCAGTTGCAAAGAGCGCGTCTCAACCTGCATAATGAATTAACCCGCCAGGAACAGGCCCTGGCCGAGAAACAACAGCATAAACAAACCCTGGAAAAAAACAAAACCCGTAAAGCGCAACTGGTGACGCAGATCAAACGTGATCGACAGGCGTTAAAACACCGGCTGACGCAGCTGGAAGAACGATCGAAAAACCTGTCGGCGCTGGTCAGCAAGCTTAAACAAGACAAACAAAATGCGGCCTTTGTTCCAACGAATCAGCCGTTTATTTCTGCTAAGGGCAAAATCCCCTGGCCATCATCCGGCGCCGTCCGCGAAGGGTTCGGCACCCACAAAGATCGCACTTTCGGCACCAAATACAAAAGTAACGGTCTGGAGATTGCCGCAGTTCCAGGCACGCCGATTAAAGCAATCTGGCCGGGCAAAGTTGTTTTTTCATCCCCGTTTAAAGGCTACGGAAATCTGATTATCATTGATCACGGCAGCCAGTATTACAGCTTATATGCTCAAGTCATCAACCTGAAGCATGCCGTGGGGACCATCGTCAATGCCGGCGATGTCATTGCCACCTCGGGCTACGAACAACGCGACAGCTATCATCTAGAAATTCGCCATCGCGGCACTCCGGTTGATCCCAAAGACTGGTTGAGACCGCGCAATGGATAAATTATTTATGCAATTACCCTTAATCATATCGTTATATCTGTGCCTTTTTCTGACGGCTCCGGTCTGTGTCTCCGCTCAGGCCGCTCCCTCCGCTCCCGGCAATGAAACCACTGAGCAGCTCAGTGCGTATGAACACCTCGACCAGTTCATTGATGTTCTGACCCTGATTCAAAAGAACTATGTCGAGCAGCCCGCCATGGA encodes the following:
- a CDS encoding HDIG domain-containing metalloprotein, which encodes MTDPIEIITAYYPSHTKAHHILLRHSQQVAEKAVSIAHNLCRQGEAVDVEFIRQAALLHDIGIFRVHAPALGCYGQLPYLHHGVEGAKILRAEGLPRHAEVSERHTGVGLTAAEIKQNKLGLPIRDMIPVTVEEQIIAYADLFFSKNPQRLDQQRSAEKVRKSLCTFGKEKGLIFDHWQQRFHS
- the ftsE gene encoding cell division ATP-binding protein FtsE is translated as MIQLFNIGKIYQNGAPALHDISLKIPDGDFVYITGSSGAGKSTLLRLLYCAEKPSRGQILMGERNTTRLHGRNVSYLRRDIGFVFQDFKLLNSRTVFENVALPLQVQGLSRHEISTRVYQMLQYVGLEYKLQRKPLELSGGEQQRVAIARAMIVNPRLLLADEPTGNLDHELAVEIMEMFTRINETGTTVLIATHDKEMLELFPHRTVVLHAGNVVSDVTPDGVATAMTPEEK
- the ftsX gene encoding permease-like cell division protein FtsX, with amino-acid sequence MERLRYFIQRTIFSMKQSPLLCSATIGTVAIALMLLSFFTLIVLNVQNLTKQWSRDIQVVVYLDQVPSQSALEQWLEEIQTYPEVESVTYVSQHEAFERFRVRLGQNKDLLEGLMPEILPAALEVSLKESARSREGTESLISLLKSNKEFHNFRYGQEWLDRYDAFIFLLQLTGSMAGGFLIFATLFIISNTIKLTIYARRDELEIMGLIGATPFFIKAPFMAEGAFQGTIGAILALGGCHMLYYFFLKKGLAALLTTAAAENIHFLPVTVQVGVIVIGLLLGFIGSLLPLRKFVRI
- a CDS encoding peptidoglycan DD-metalloendopeptidase family protein, which produces MTFKEIITAQSLFKHFTLYIVTGVILLSGFSAHGDEIAKKKETLQQVKQQISETASEIKEKKHKERTLLQQLDQLEQQMANSDAAVRYASRALAEAKEKIASLEEKITRYESILKRSQKDVEQRLRTLYTSGDITSLRLIFSTETPLQLAENLDFLSRIAAHDKKLLSSYRQQTRQLQRARLNLHNELTRQEQALAEKQQHKQTLEKNKTRKAQLVTQIKRDRQALKHRLTQLEERSKNLSALVSKLKQDKQNAAFVPTNQPFISAKGKIPWPSSGAVREGFGTHKDRTFGTKYKSNGLEIAAVPGTPIKAIWPGKVVFSSPFKGYGNLIIIDHGSQYYSLYAQVINLKHAVGTIVNAGDVIATSGYEQRDSYHLEIRHRGTPVDPKDWLRPRNG